AAACTTCGTTGTTTTGGGTCCGGGTACCGATTTACACCATTATCGAAGGGATTCTCATTGGCGTCTAAAAACACCATTCGAGAACCATCGGATACATATTCATCACGTGCAGAGGAATAGGGACTTAAGCCCTTTACATTCTCACGTATTATTTTATCTAGATCAAAACTCATTTTAAACTATTCAAACGAAGTGTAACCGCATTTTTGTGTGCTTGTAATCCTTCTGCCTCGGCCATCAATTCAATAGCACTGCCTATATTCTGGATGCCTTCCCGTGAAATCTTTTGAAACGTCATATTCTTCATAAAACTGTCCAAATTAACACCGCTATACTGTTTGGCATAGCCATTTGTAGGTAGCGTATGATTGGTGCCTGACGCGTAATCCCCTGCACTTTCCGGGGTGTAATTCCCTATGAACACGGAGCCCGCATTTAAAGTGTTTTCTACATAGAAATCCTCGTTAGAGACACAGACAATGTAATGTTCAGGTCCGTACTCATTTATTAAATCAATAGCTGTTTGGTCATCTTCAACAAGAATAAGCTTGCTATTGGCAATGGCTTTTTGAGCAATCTCTTTTCTGGGTAAGTCTTCTAACTGCAGGGCAACTTCATCCGCAACAGCATCTATCATATTCTTAGAGGTAGATACTAGGATTACCTGACTGTCCACACCATGTTCTGCCTGACTCAACAAATCTGAAGCAACAAAGGCTGCGTTGGCCGAATCATCTGCTACTACCAACAGTTCACTTGGGCCAGCGGGCATATCGATTGCCACACCAAATTTGGTAGCAATCTGCTTAGCGACCGTGACGTACTGATTACCTGGTCCGAATATTTTATAGACCTGCGGAATTGTCTCTGTACCAAAGGTCATCCCGGCAATAGCCTGTATGCCGCCAACTTTTACAATTTTAGTTACACCACAAAGTGATGCGGTATACAATATGGCAGGGTCCAATTTTCCTTCGCTATTGGGCGGAGAACAGAGTACAACCTCCTTACAACCGGCAATGGCCGCTGGTATAGCTAGCATAAGGATTGTAGAAAATAAAGGAGCGGTACCTCCCGGAATATATAGGCCTACTTTTTGAATAGCCCGTTTTTCTTGCCAGCATAGCACGCCATCCGTGGTCTCTACTTCTATTCTATCGGTCTTCTGTGCTTTGTGAAAGACCTCAATATTTGATTTTGCCAAATCGATAGCTGCCTTTAAATCATCAGCAACCAATCCTTCTGCTTCCTTCAGTTCTGCTTCGGATACCAAAATTGAATTTAATTTCACCTTGTCAAACTCCTCTGTATACCTTAAAACAGCACTATCACCTTCTTCTCTTACCGCTGAAAACACGCTGTTCACAGTATCCTCAATAGCGGCCACGGTTTGTGTAGGTCGCCTTAAAACGTCCTTCCAGTCTGCTATTTTGGGGTTATATATTTTATTCATAATTACTTGTTTGCTCCACCTCTTTGGGGAGGTTAGGAGAGGTTTATAAAACCATCTTCTCGATTGGACAAACCAAAATTCCTTCAGCACCGGCTTGTTTTAGCTCATCTATTACTTCCCAGAAAGTGTCCTTATTAATTACGGTGTGTACCGAACTCCATCCCTCTTCTGCCAAGGGAAGCACGGTAGGACTTCGCATGCCGGGCAACAGGGCCAAGATGCTCTGCAGCTTGTCATTAGGCGCATTTAATAGTACATACTTAGACTGCCGAGCTTTTAACACAGCCTGAATACGAAACTGCAGTTTACCGAGTAGTGCTTTACGTTCTTCGGATATGGTTGGTGAAACGGCTAATACCGCTTCACTTTTAAGCATTACCTCCACCTCTTTTAAATTGTTCTTGAACAAGGTGCTTCCACTTGAAACAATATCACAAATGCCATCTGCCAATCCAATATTGGGTGCAATTTCTACAGAACCACTAATAATATGCAAGTCCACATTTACTCCTTTCTCCGCTAGATAATTTTTCACGGTGTTAGGATAGGATGTGGCGATTCGTTTCCCTTCAAAGTCCTTTACAGAATTATACTTAAAGGATTTGGGTACGGCAAGGGATACCTTGCACTTTGAGAAGCCGAGTTTTTCAGCAATACTGATATCCGTACCTTTTTCTATTAATACGTTCTCACCAATAATAGCGATATCAACCACCCCATCCCTAAGGTACTGAGGAATATCTCCGTTACGTAGGTAAAACACTTCCATAGGAAAGTTTCTACTGGAAGCCTTTAATTGGTCCTTTCCGTTATCAATGGATATTCCACAGTCTTTCAGTATTTGAAGGGAATCTTGATTTAACCTTCCTGATTTCTGAATAGCAATTCTAATTTTTGTCATTGATGTTTATTAATGTTGAGTAACCAGAACAGGTTAAAAAACAAAACCCGCTTGATTGCTCAAACGGGTTTTTAAATATGTTGTACTACTACAATACATTCCTACCTCGCCTAAGCGTGTGTATGAATATGATGATGTGTAGTTCTATTTTTCATTACGCTGTAAAAGTAAAATCTATTTTTGACTTCACAAAACAAAAGTTAAAAATGAAACAAAATGTTTTACAGTTTTTTAATTATTTCCCAAAATCAAAGGAAGACCAGAATCACCGCTCCCCACAACAATAACCTTGGCATTTGGAGATTCCGATAATTTCAAAGTAGCGTCGATACCTTTATCCTGTAAAATCTTGTCGGTGAGGGATGCGCTTAGAATTCTGTTCGCATCGGCCTTACCTTGAGCCTCAATGGTCACTTTCTCCGCCTCCTTCTTGGCCGTAACCAATCTAAACTCATATTCAAGGGATTCTTGCTCCTGTTTTAATTTACGTTCAATCGCATCTTTAATGGTTGGCGGTAAGGTTACATCACGCACCAAAATTTCATTTAATTGAATATACTCACCTTCAACGATTTTTTTTGTCTCGTCAAAAATTTCTTGTTGTATGGCATCACGCTTGCTTGAATAAAGTTGCTCCGGAGTATACCTACCAACGACAGAACGGGCTGCAGATCTAATCGTGGGTAATAGTACTCTTTGAATGTAGGCCTCGCCCTTCTCCTGATGCAATTTGCCTAAATCGCTGCGTATTGGTTCAAACCAAGCCGAAGCCTCTAATTTTATATCCAAACCATTACTTGAAAGTACGTTCATTTTTTCCAATACTTCTTGCTGCCGTACTTCATAGACATACACCTTATTCCATGGCGCTACAATATGAAAACCTTCTCCCAGAGGCGGCTCATCCGTAACAACCCCTCCACCAAAGGTTTTATAGAGTACTCCCGCTTCACCGGAACCAATGGTGACAGCCGACTTAGAAATCAGTATTACTAATGCAATGACTATAAATATTGCCGGTAAGGCAATCTTTGGTAATTTATCCATCTTCTTTATTTTAGATTAATCCATTATATTTTCTTATCAACCACTCCATCGCAAAGGCAAGGATGATGAGGCCTAATAGTATTTTAAAATCTATCAAAGATACGACATTTTCAGTGCTTTTTTGTGTGGGCACATAGTCGCCAGAAGAAATAAATTCCGACAGTAAATTTTCGTAATTTGAAGCGTAATAGTGTGCTCCATCTGTGTTTTCTGCAAGAAGTTTCATTTTATCATCATTACTGGAAACAAATTGTTTCTCAATATCAAAATTGGAAATAACAAAGGTACCCGACTCTGAGATGTTCTCGTCCTTAGCATTAACCGTAAATCTGTAATTACCTGCCACAAGATTGGTTAGGTCGGCTTCAAAATATCCATTTCTTAAAACCATTGGGCTTGTACGGCTCTTGTTAGTACTTTCATTAATTACTGTAATCGTTAATTG
This genomic window from Maribacter sp. MJ134 contains:
- a CDS encoding prohibitin family protein; amino-acid sequence: MDKLPKIALPAIFIVIALVILISKSAVTIGSGEAGVLYKTFGGGVVTDEPPLGEGFHIVAPWNKVYVYEVRQQEVLEKMNVLSSNGLDIKLEASAWFEPIRSDLGKLHQEKGEAYIQRVLLPTIRSAARSVVGRYTPEQLYSSKRDAIQQEIFDETKKIVEGEYIQLNEILVRDVTLPPTIKDAIERKLKQEQESLEYEFRLVTAKKEAEKVTIEAQGKADANRILSASLTDKILQDKGIDATLKLSESPNAKVIVVGSGDSGLPLILGNN
- the hisG gene encoding ATP phosphoribosyltransferase, encoding MTKIRIAIQKSGRLNQDSLQILKDCGISIDNGKDQLKASSRNFPMEVFYLRNGDIPQYLRDGVVDIAIIGENVLIEKGTDISIAEKLGFSKCKVSLAVPKSFKYNSVKDFEGKRIATSYPNTVKNYLAEKGVNVDLHIISGSVEIAPNIGLADGICDIVSSGSTLFKNNLKEVEVMLKSEAVLAVSPTISEERKALLGKLQFRIQAVLKARQSKYVLLNAPNDKLQSILALLPGMRSPTVLPLAEEGWSSVHTVINKDTFWEVIDELKQAGAEGILVCPIEKMVL
- the hisD gene encoding histidinol dehydrogenase, translated to MNKIYNPKIADWKDVLRRPTQTVAAIEDTVNSVFSAVREEGDSAVLRYTEEFDKVKLNSILVSEAELKEAEGLVADDLKAAIDLAKSNIEVFHKAQKTDRIEVETTDGVLCWQEKRAIQKVGLYIPGGTAPLFSTILMLAIPAAIAGCKEVVLCSPPNSEGKLDPAILYTASLCGVTKIVKVGGIQAIAGMTFGTETIPQVYKIFGPGNQYVTVAKQIATKFGVAIDMPAGPSELLVVADDSANAAFVASDLLSQAEHGVDSQVILVSTSKNMIDAVADEVALQLEDLPRKEIAQKAIANSKLILVEDDQTAIDLINEYGPEHYIVCVSNEDFYVENTLNAGSVFIGNYTPESAGDYASGTNHTLPTNGYAKQYSGVNLDSFMKNMTFQKISREGIQNIGSAIELMAEAEGLQAHKNAVTLRLNSLK